The Roseococcus microcysteis genome contains a region encoding:
- a CDS encoding GlcG/HbpS family heme-binding protein — protein MPQPAHPAAVNGLTLAQAETIADAALAKGRELGLLPLCVVVLDAGGHVKVMKREDGASLLRPEIAMGKAYGALAMGFGTRELARRAQSMPGFTNALSDLTGGKAVPAQGGVLVRDAAHVLLGAVGISGDVSAKDEEACIAGIEAAGLAPDTGDPA, from the coding sequence ATGCCCCAGCCCGCCCACCCGGCCGCCGTGAACGGCCTCACCCTCGCCCAGGCCGAGACCATCGCCGATGCCGCCCTCGCCAAGGGCCGCGAGCTGGGGCTGCTGCCGCTCTGCGTCGTGGTGCTGGATGCCGGCGGCCATGTGAAGGTGATGAAGCGCGAGGATGGCGCGAGCCTGCTGCGCCCCGAGATCGCGATGGGCAAGGCCTATGGCGCGCTGGCCATGGGCTTCGGCACGCGGGAGCTGGCGCGGCGGGCCCAGTCCATGCCGGGCTTCACCAACGCGCTGTCCGACCTGACGGGCGGCAAAGCGGTGCCGGCCCAGGGCGGCGTGCTGGTGCGCGATGCGGCCCATGTGCTGCTCGGCGCCGTGGGCATCTCGGGCGATGTCTCGGCCAAGGATGAGGAAGCCTGCATCGCGGGCATCGAGGCGGCCGGGCTGGCGCCGGACACGGGTGATCCCGCCTGA
- a CDS encoding aminotransferase, producing MRANNLHMADIAHMVHQQTDLDAHGREGAVLIAKGDGVHVVDTEGRRYIEAMAGLWCASLGFSEKRLADAAYKQLLALPYYHTFFQKGHEPSVRLAEKLVEMAPGDLSHVMFQCSGSEANDAAIKVIWYYNNLRGKPQKKKLIGRIRGYHGNTVATASLSGQPHMQADFDLPYGDRFLHISNPHYYRFHEAGETEREFSARMAAELEALIEREGADTIAAFFAEPVQGGGGAITPPEGYFDLIQPILKKHDILFVADEVICGFGRTGNLWGCETYGITPDILTCAKQLTAAYQPLSATLISRPIQEALIAGSKKHGSFGHGFTYGGHPVACAVGLETLAIYEERDMVGHVRAVSPAFLDGLAAFRDHPLVGDVRGVGLIAGVELMADKATRTPFAPSRKVGVLVQNKCHEAGLIVRAIGDRIAFTPPLIISEAEIQDMCRRFGQGLDAAWAELGPEARAAAE from the coding sequence ATGCGCGCCAACAACCTGCACATGGCGGATATCGCCCATATGGTGCACCAGCAGACCGACCTCGACGCCCATGGGCGCGAGGGGGCGGTGCTGATCGCCAAGGGTGACGGCGTGCATGTGGTGGACACCGAGGGCCGGCGCTACATCGAGGCCATGGCGGGTCTCTGGTGCGCGTCGCTCGGCTTTTCCGAGAAGCGGCTGGCGGATGCGGCCTACAAGCAGCTTCTCGCCCTGCCCTACTACCACACCTTCTTCCAGAAGGGGCATGAGCCCTCGGTGCGGCTCGCCGAAAAGCTCGTGGAGATGGCGCCCGGCGACCTCAGCCACGTGATGTTCCAATGCTCGGGCAGCGAGGCCAATGACGCGGCCATCAAGGTCATCTGGTACTACAACAATCTGCGCGGCAAGCCGCAGAAGAAGAAGCTGATCGGGCGCATCCGCGGCTATCACGGCAACACCGTCGCCACCGCGTCCCTGTCCGGCCAGCCGCACATGCAGGCGGATTTCGACCTGCCCTATGGCGACCGCTTCCTGCACATCTCCAACCCGCACTACTACCGCTTCCACGAGGCGGGCGAGACGGAGCGCGAATTCTCCGCCCGCATGGCCGCCGAGCTCGAAGCCCTGATCGAGCGCGAGGGCGCCGACACCATCGCCGCCTTCTTCGCCGAGCCGGTGCAGGGCGGCGGCGGCGCCATCACCCCGCCGGAGGGGTATTTCGACCTCATCCAGCCCATCCTGAAGAAGCACGACATCCTCTTCGTGGCCGATGAGGTGATCTGCGGCTTCGGCCGCACCGGGAACCTCTGGGGCTGTGAGACCTATGGCATCACACCCGACATCCTGACCTGCGCGAAGCAGCTCACGGCCGCCTACCAGCCGCTCTCCGCCACGCTGATCAGCCGGCCCATCCAGGAGGCGCTGATCGCGGGCTCGAAGAAGCATGGCAGCTTCGGCCATGGCTTCACCTATGGCGGCCATCCGGTGGCCTGCGCGGTGGGGCTGGAGACGCTGGCCATCTATGAGGAGCGCGACATGGTGGGCCATGTGCGCGCCGTCTCGCCCGCCTTCCTCGACGGGCTGGCCGCCTTCCGCGACCATCCGCTGGTGGGCGATGTGCGGGGCGTGGGGTTGATCGCCGGCGTGGAACTCATGGCCGACAAGGCCACCCGCACGCCCTTCGCCCCCAGCCGCAAGGTGGGCGTGCTGGTGCAGAACAAGTGCCATGAGGCCGGGCTGATCGTCCGCGCCATCGGCGACCGCATCGCCTTCACGCCGCCGCTCATCATCAGCGAGGCCGAGATCCAGGACATGTGCCGCCGCTTCGGCCAGGGCCTGGACGCCGCCTGGGCCGAGCTGGGGCCGGAGGCACGCGCCGCCGCGGAGTGA